From the genome of Primulina eburnea isolate SZY01 chromosome 12, ASM2296580v1, whole genome shotgun sequence, one region includes:
- the LOC140808179 gene encoding probable membrane-associated kinase regulator 2, translated as MEAFSLLKYWRSGGDGGGGGCLTGVVEQDSASTPTIVTAAVSPCSSDGEDGPYFDLEFTLPEDETDAEEDETTPKFQENDDTRPPKTELGDETEDGSREEEESEHDNGGDQKFTVESSSILLNVSEETSYSFPVSLLKSATKIRVLLLKFKRSKTEKTENNEKTGREDVETLKFQGNQVTKTSGKFFTVKFKVEEVKGPLFSLFTRENNSKEKQGKGPKNSEENLDLSGVSDDKKLIQKYLKMVKPLYIRVSKRYVEKLKFSGQLSFSGSKGGTAASSPPCVPMEEGPGAAEAVKAAAERMKSRVTQANGVLQQTGPKVEHKQLGKSRSASAAVAASPPVKVAAPDRRDDSLLQVQDGIQDAILHCKRSFQRL; from the coding sequence CCCGACAATCGTCACAGCCGCCGTGAGTCCTTGCTCCTCCGACGGAGAAGATGGTCCATACTTCGACCTCGAGTTCACGCTCCCTGAAGATGAAACCGACGCTGAAGAAGATGAGACAACGCCAAAATTCCAGGAAAATGATGATACAAGACCTCCAAAAACGGAACTTGGAGATGAAACTGAAGATGGGTCCCGTGAGGAAGAAGAATCGGAGCATGATAATGGAGGAGACCAGAAATTTACAGTTGAATCTTCAAGCATTTTGCTGAACGTTTCGGAAGAAACCTCGTACAGCTTTCCAGTTTCTTTACTGAAGTCAGCGACCAAAATTCGTGTACTTTTGCTCAAGTTCAAGAGATCAAAAACTGAAAAAACGGAGAATAACGAGAAAACCGGGCGAGAAGATGTGGAAACCCTGAAATTTCAAGGAAATCAGGTTACTAAAACAAGTGGTAAGTTTTTTACTGTGAAATTTAAGGTCGAGGAGGTGAAAGGCCCACTTTTCTCTCTGTTTACCAGAGAGAATAATTCTAAGGAAAAACAGGGAAAAGGGCCAAAGAATAGCGAGGAAAATTTAGATTTAAGTGGAGTTTCAGATGacaaaaagttgatccaaaagTATTTGAAAATGGTTAAACCTTTATACATTCGTGTTTCAAAGCGTTATGTCGAGAAACTGAAGTTTTCTGGGCAGTTGAGCTTCTCGGGTTCGAAGGGCGGCACCGCAGCATCTTCTCCTCCATGTGTGCCGATGGAGGAAGGACCGGGAGCGGCTGAGGCCGTTAAAGCGGCGGCCGAAAGAATGAAGAGTCGTGTAACTCAAGCTAATGGAGTATTACAGCAAACAGGGCCGAAAGTAGAGCACAAACAGTTGGGTAAAAGCCGGTCAGCGTCAGCAGCCGTCGCAGCGTCTCCGCCGGTGAAGGTGGCAGCACCGGACCGCCGTGATGACTCGCTGTTACAGGTTCAGGATGGGATTCAAGACGCCATTCTACATTGTAAGAGATCCTTTCAACGCCTGTAG